In the Paenibacillus sp. FSL H7-0357 genome, one interval contains:
- a CDS encoding AraC family transcriptional regulator, with product MQRSAQLFKSESLLKNNLHLLVNRYAENFFAPYHSHDFIEYCYVAEGRGFHHIDQAVIPVRKGMLFVIPVGVSHVFRPATSHPEQDRLIVYNCLFDDHMVDRLSALLQEESPIIEHLQSLGSRGSAYFSVSDWDGSIEKLMLNLHREMSVPGIGSVTMLQTLLSQLIVTVYRQLYADQDRSTIEASDFAQVILFMEQKLSEGITLAHLAQMSRWSSRHLQRMFLKHTGQSFGSYLQHLRIQKSCERLRTSDLKISMIAESVGYRDIDTFNSVFKKIVGEPPMAYRKRHRT from the coding sequence ATGCAACGATCCGCACAATTGTTCAAAAGCGAGAGTTTGTTGAAGAACAATCTGCACTTGCTGGTCAACCGCTACGCGGAAAACTTCTTCGCTCCTTATCACTCCCATGACTTTATTGAATATTGCTACGTCGCTGAAGGGCGGGGTTTTCATCACATTGATCAAGCTGTGATTCCGGTTCGCAAAGGCATGCTGTTCGTGATTCCGGTGGGCGTTTCCCACGTGTTCCGGCCGGCCACATCTCATCCAGAACAGGACCGTTTGATAGTCTATAACTGTCTTTTTGATGATCATATGGTGGACCGTTTGTCCGCCCTGCTGCAAGAAGAATCACCAATTATAGAACATCTGCAGTCACTCGGCAGCAGGGGATCAGCTTATTTTTCCGTCTCGGATTGGGACGGCTCGATAGAGAAACTAATGCTGAATCTCCACCGCGAAATGTCTGTGCCTGGCATCGGCTCCGTAACTATGCTGCAAACACTGCTAAGCCAGCTGATAGTCACCGTATACAGACAACTATATGCGGATCAAGACAGGTCCACAATCGAGGCTTCCGATTTCGCCCAGGTCATTCTATTTATGGAGCAGAAGCTTTCCGAGGGAATCACTCTTGCCCATCTGGCCCAAATGTCCCGCTGGAGCAGCCGGCATCTTCAACGCATGTTTCTCAAGCATACCGGCCAGTCCTTTGGCTCCTACCTGCAGCATCTGCGGATTCAAAAAAGCTGCGAACGGCTGCGCACCTCTGATCTCAAGATCAGCATGATTGCCGAGTCGGTAGGATACCGGGATATTGACACTTTCAACTCCGTATTCAAAAAAATTGTCGGTGAGCCGCCAATGGCGTATCGAAAGCGACATCGAACGTAA
- a CDS encoding family 78 glycoside hydrolase catalytic domain — MFAIEKLRCEYKQNPLGIDLAAPQISWQLVTDRRDCKQAAYQIQVAVDSSYREMRWDSGRVESSQSIHVALDQVKPDARTRYYYQVRAWDQTGVCSRWSETAFFETGLMGELWEGEWISAPTEYFTEDSEVCPQLRTFVELKGTVASARIYVTALGLYELQLNGRRVGNHYFTPGWTSYGKRLQYQTYDVTNLLSGGTNVLGALLGNGWYKGHLGWKKEKKIYGSTTALLLELHIKYTDGSTQRIHTGQGWEAAESAIRMSDIYMGETYDARLERNLMSTPEAGWHPVAVIGHSKDIIVAQENVPVTRNESLQPIALLTTPQGDKVLDMGQNMVGWLKFSVQGKAGETVELQHAEILDGDGNFYRENIRSAMQLIRYTLKGDEIEGYEPHFTFQGFRYVKLTGFPETVQLEDFTGVVVHSDMERTGDFQCSDPLVNQLHHNILWGQKGNFLDVPTDCPQRDERLGWTGDAQMFVRTASYLMNTAPFFTKWLRDLKADQTPEGGIPFYVPNLTEAFSDGWGETSNSSAAWGDAAAVCPWTIYEMYGDKRLLAEQYESMKSWVGYIRAQGDNPYLWNTGFHFGDWLALDSKPDSYVGATDPNYVATAFYAYSVSLTIKAATALGNTKDADDYRELHRRILESFHGEYVNPDGQLSVPTQTAQVLALRFDLIDGAAKEQAILKLAELLAEAGDHLTTGFVGTPYLNPVLSDSGHNNLAYKLLFQKDYPSWLYQVTKGATTIWEHWDGIKEDGSFWSADMNSFNHYAYGAIGEWLYRYVAGIGPDEAEPGFKKVHIRPRPGQGMDFAKASLETMYGTVASSWRRLEDGGMEVQITVPANTSAVVILPGAALQGLLESRVPVEQAEGIYSTLPAETGVQIEMGSGSYQFTYGYPL; from the coding sequence ATGTTCGCAATAGAAAAACTTCGCTGTGAGTACAAACAAAACCCGCTCGGCATCGATCTCGCTGCACCCCAAATCAGCTGGCAGCTGGTAACGGATCGCAGAGATTGCAAACAGGCTGCTTACCAGATTCAGGTTGCTGTGGATAGCAGCTACCGTGAAATGCGCTGGGATTCCGGCAGAGTGGAGTCATCGCAGTCCATTCATGTCGCGCTAGATCAGGTGAAGCCGGACGCGCGCACGCGTTACTATTACCAAGTTAGGGCATGGGATCAAACCGGAGTGTGCTCCCGCTGGTCGGAGACTGCATTTTTTGAAACCGGGCTAATGGGTGAGCTATGGGAGGGAGAGTGGATCAGTGCTCCAACCGAGTATTTCACTGAAGATTCCGAGGTTTGCCCGCAGCTTCGTACATTCGTTGAGCTTAAAGGGACGGTTGCAAGTGCAAGAATTTATGTTACCGCACTGGGTCTGTATGAGCTGCAGTTGAACGGCCGGCGTGTCGGAAATCACTATTTCACTCCCGGTTGGACGAGTTACGGTAAACGCTTACAGTATCAAACGTATGACGTAACCAATCTCCTGTCCGGGGGGACAAATGTGCTAGGCGCACTGCTGGGGAATGGCTGGTACAAGGGACATCTGGGATGGAAAAAGGAGAAAAAAATCTATGGATCAACAACAGCGCTTTTACTGGAACTTCATATAAAATATACGGATGGCAGTACGCAGCGCATCCATACCGGGCAAGGCTGGGAGGCGGCAGAAAGCGCGATCCGCATGTCGGATATCTATATGGGTGAGACTTACGATGCACGGCTGGAGCGTAATCTTATGAGTACACCGGAAGCAGGATGGCATCCCGTTGCTGTCATCGGGCATTCCAAAGATATAATTGTGGCACAGGAAAATGTTCCTGTAACCCGGAATGAGAGTCTGCAGCCTATTGCACTGCTGACAACTCCCCAAGGCGATAAAGTTCTGGATATGGGGCAGAACATGGTCGGTTGGCTCAAATTTTCGGTACAGGGGAAGGCCGGGGAGACCGTTGAACTTCAGCATGCCGAAATATTGGACGGGGACGGCAATTTCTACCGGGAAAATATCCGTAGTGCGATGCAGCTCATCCGCTATACGCTGAAGGGTGATGAAATAGAGGGCTATGAGCCTCATTTCACCTTCCAGGGGTTTCGTTATGTGAAGCTTACAGGCTTCCCGGAAACCGTTCAACTTGAGGATTTCACAGGTGTGGTGGTGCATTCAGATATGGAGCGTACCGGGGACTTCCAGTGTTCGGATCCCTTGGTGAACCAGCTGCATCACAATATTCTTTGGGGGCAGAAGGGGAACTTTCTGGATGTGCCAACCGACTGCCCGCAGCGGGATGAACGGCTCGGCTGGACCGGTGATGCGCAGATGTTTGTCCGTACAGCTTCGTATCTGATGAACACTGCGCCGTTCTTCACCAAATGGCTGCGGGATTTGAAGGCGGATCAGACCCCTGAAGGAGGCATTCCGTTTTATGTTCCCAACCTGACGGAAGCTTTCTCTGACGGCTGGGGAGAGACAAGCAACTCGTCGGCAGCTTGGGGTGATGCAGCTGCAGTCTGTCCATGGACGATCTATGAAATGTACGGCGACAAACGGCTTCTAGCAGAACAGTATGAGAGTATGAAAAGCTGGGTGGGATATATTCGCGCCCAGGGAGACAATCCTTATTTGTGGAATACCGGATTTCATTTCGGGGACTGGCTGGCGCTGGATTCAAAGCCGGACAGCTATGTTGGAGCCACAGATCCCAATTACGTAGCTACCGCATTTTATGCCTATTCGGTTTCACTGACAATTAAAGCTGCTACCGCGCTGGGAAATACAAAGGATGCCGATGATTACCGCGAATTACATCGAAGAATCCTTGAATCCTTCCACGGAGAATATGTGAATCCAGACGGGCAGTTATCCGTCCCCACCCAAACGGCTCAGGTGTTGGCGCTGCGCTTTGATCTTATAGACGGGGCAGCAAAGGAGCAGGCAATCCTGAAACTGGCAGAACTGCTCGCCGAAGCCGGAGATCATCTGACGACAGGTTTTGTGGGCACGCCTTATCTGAATCCTGTACTTAGTGACAGCGGGCACAACAACCTTGCCTACAAGCTGCTCTTTCAGAAGGATTATCCATCCTGGCTCTATCAAGTGACTAAAGGGGCAACTACGATCTGGGAGCATTGGGACGGGATCAAGGAGGACGGCAGCTTCTGGAGTGCAGACATGAACTCCTTTAATCACTACGCATACGGAGCAATCGGAGAATGGCTGTACCGTTATGTTGCCGGAATCGGGCCGGACGAAGCTGAGCCGGGATTTAAGAAGGTTCATATCCGTCCGAGACCGGGCCAAGGCATGGATTTCGCCAAAGCCAGCCTAGAAACCATGTATGGCACAGTGGCTTCGTCATGGCGGCGGCTGGAGGATGGCGGTATGGAAGTTCAGATTACAGTCCCCGCAAATACAAGTGCGGTAGTTATACTTCCGGGAGCAGCGCTGCAGGGATTGCTTGAGAGCCGCGTTCCGGTGGAGCAGGCTGAAGGCATCTACAGCACATTGCCTGCAGAAACTGGTGTGCAAATAGAAATGGGATCGGGCAGCTACCAATTTACTTACGGGTATCCTTTGTAA
- a CDS encoding DUF6273 domain-containing protein, which yields MEKDNVAFTLHLSAKPGEIFTFGTYPQTVGGEDRTPIKWRVLQNSGSELFILSEYILDCRRYHGENADITWRDSDLRRWLNDEFYNAAFNDSEKRFIKTTHCADNGEGSADTEDKVFLPSVSEVKELTYKLDEVSLSAKRRAIATEFARIKKNDGCHLYVYNKKVKNDYITEEGEESGCSWWWLRTQHGSSSRAFFIGPRSSIRSYGRVNLACYGVRPALVIHFQ from the coding sequence TTGGAAAAAGATAACGTTGCTTTCACGCTGCACTTGAGCGCAAAGCCCGGCGAAATCTTTACTTTCGGCACTTATCCGCAGACGGTTGGCGGCGAGGACAGAACACCAATTAAGTGGCGGGTGCTGCAAAATTCGGGTAGTGAGTTATTCATTTTGAGCGAGTACATTTTGGACTGCAGGCGATATCATGGGGAGAATGCTGATATTACATGGCGTGACTCTGATTTGCGAAGGTGGCTGAACGATGAGTTTTATAATGCCGCATTCAATGACTCCGAGAAGAGGTTCATCAAGACTACACATTGCGCTGACAATGGAGAGGGTAGTGCAGACACGGAGGACAAGGTTTTTTTGCCCAGTGTTTCTGAGGTGAAAGAACTGACCTATAAACTTGATGAAGTCTCTTTAAGTGCGAAACGTCGGGCAATAGCAACAGAATTTGCCAGAATAAAAAAGAACGATGGATGCCACTTGTACGTGTATAATAAAAAAGTAAAAAATGACTATATCACCGAGGAGGGTGAAGAATCGGGCTGCTCCTGGTGGTGGCTGAGAACTCAGCATGGCAGTTCTTCACGCGCGTTTTTTATTGGCCCTCGCAGCAGTATTCGCAGTTATGGACGTGTCAACTTAGCTTGTTACGGTGTGCGTCCCGCTTTAGTAATACATTTTCAATGA